One genomic segment of Nonomuraea coxensis DSM 45129 includes these proteins:
- a CDS encoding LacI family DNA-binding transcriptional regulator has product MTAESTPLTLAQLAELAGVSTATVSKVVNGRAEVSPETRAAVEALIRRHGYRRQRRRPAPAAVVEVVFHALEGDYPVEIIKGVEQVAREHQLTVAVSELHRRDPAEQGWLEGVLRRRPTGVGVIAVFSSLDETQRERLARREIPLVLLDPADDPGRGIPSVSAGNWNGGLAATRHLLELGHRRIGVITGPGYALSGRARLDGYRTALDMAGVPVDPDLVACGSFLIEGGLAAAQRLLRLPDPPTAIFATNDGQAIGVYHAAHRLGLRVPDDLSVVGFDDLPSVRWALPPLTTIRQPLAGMAAAATTMLLTLAQGEPLPQSRIELATELVVRESTAAPAR; this is encoded by the coding sequence ATGACCGCAGAGTCGACCCCCCTCACCCTCGCGCAGCTCGCCGAGCTGGCGGGGGTCTCGACCGCCACGGTCTCCAAGGTCGTCAACGGCCGCGCCGAGGTCTCGCCGGAGACGCGGGCCGCCGTCGAGGCGCTCATCCGGCGGCACGGCTACCGCAGGCAGCGCCGGCGGCCCGCGCCGGCCGCCGTGGTCGAGGTGGTCTTCCACGCGCTGGAGGGCGACTACCCCGTCGAGATCATCAAGGGCGTCGAGCAGGTGGCGCGCGAGCACCAGCTCACGGTGGCGGTGTCGGAGCTGCACCGCCGCGACCCCGCGGAGCAGGGCTGGCTGGAGGGCGTGTTACGCCGCCGCCCGACCGGGGTCGGCGTGATCGCGGTGTTCTCCAGCCTCGACGAGACGCAGCGGGAGCGGCTCGCCCGGCGCGAGATCCCCCTCGTCCTGCTCGATCCCGCCGACGACCCCGGCAGGGGGATCCCGTCGGTGAGCGCGGGCAACTGGAACGGCGGGCTGGCGGCCACCCGCCACCTGCTGGAGCTGGGGCACCGCCGGATCGGCGTCATCACCGGCCCCGGCTACGCGCTGTCCGGCCGGGCCCGGCTGGACGGCTACCGCACCGCCCTGGACATGGCGGGCGTCCCCGTCGATCCCGACCTCGTCGCCTGCGGCAGCTTCCTCATCGAGGGCGGCCTGGCGGCGGCGCAGCGGCTGCTGCGGCTGCCCGATCCGCCCACGGCCATCTTCGCCACCAACGACGGCCAGGCGATCGGCGTCTACCACGCGGCCCACCGGCTCGGCCTGCGCGTCCCCGACGACCTGAGCGTGGTCGGCTTCGACGACCTGCCGTCCGTGCGCTGGGCCCTTCCGCCGCTCACCACGATCCGCCAGCCGCTCGCCGGCATGGCCGCGGCGGCCACCACCATGCTGCTGACGCTCGCGCAGGGCGAGCCGCTGCCGCAGAGCCGCATCGAGCTCGCCACCGAGCTGGTCGTCC